Within Synergistaceae bacterium, the genomic segment CTATGACGCTCTATGACGCTGTGTGAGTTCACCCGCAAAACGCTCAAAACGCCATGAACACCCGATACGCCGTCCAGATACCGAAGAAACAAAGTCCGAAGGCGATGAGTGTCGTAAAAATAGCTAAACGTTGGTAAAGCCTATTGAATTTTGAAGCTCGTTGATAATCTTTAGAATATTCTTCTTTCCAAAGGCAAAGATACACAAGCGTATGATTCATGTAAAGCTGAGAGAGATATGACAACCCAAAACTTCCAGCCGCAAAAATAGCGGATACCAAGAAAATACATAAAGGAAACCCCAATGCTTTTGCCGCTTCTCCTTGATTCTGTGTAACCAGATGCCCCATCAACGCCAACAATGCCGCCGCGCTTCCGGAGTTGACTAGAATTAATGCCTTCATTGCTGCTGCGGCATACCCGAATACTCCGGTAGTGGATACTGGAAGCATCGACAACGCATATGCTCGCTGCAATTCAACTTCTCTCATTGCCTGCTCATCGTATTCTTGGTGTTCTTTCTCCATCATTTTTCCTCCTCATTTTTCGAACTCGGCAAAACGGCAACCCCATAACACCCCAGGGTTCCGGTTCCCCAATCTCGAACCCCAGCCATTTCAGCCACCGCAACGAAAGTGTATTGCGTTGGTCCACCCAGTTGATCAGCGTCTCATACTTTTCAGCAACATTCCCGAACATTCTCTTGCTTTCTCGGTAGAACCGGACCGGATGCCGCTCGATCTCCTGCGTAGCCAAGAGCCACACGACGCCCACGCCGGGCGCTCCTGCAGGTGAGGCCCCGAAGACCACCACGAGCTCTCCGTCTAGGAGCGCCGCGTATCCGGGTGAGGAATGAGCGATGGAGAAAGCCACGGCGAGAGAGGGAGATATCCCGCTTCCCTCCACGATCTCCTGCGTGTCCGCGCTTCGAAGATAAGGCGTGATTCGGGCGTGTTCGGGTCTGAGTCTCACGATTTCAATGTTCATCTTTTTGTTCCATCTTTTTATCCACCTTCTTTCTTCTTTTTATCCGCCTACGGTCGTCTCCGAGATAAGGGCAAGAATAGTTAGGGGTTTCGTCCCCACCGATTCAATCGATAGCGCCGGATCCCGCTCGAATCCTGCGTCCAGCATCACCTCATTGATTGTCATATCCTCCGACCATTCCCAGGCGATTTTCTTTTTTCGGAGAGGCGTACTCCGAAGAACTACAGTGGCTTCGCCGTCGTGGAGAGCGTAGAGGAAGATCTATAGCCAAGGCGACACCCCCGAAGAACTTATGGAAAACATGAAGGAAGCTATTGAACTGTATCTCGACGAAGTGACTCCGGAAGAACTTCTGCCCATCATTCACGAAGCACGAGAACTTGTTGTATGAGACCAAAATCGACAATCTTCAAAGAATTCGGCAAAAGAGCAACCCAACCGAACACAACAAACACGGTGGAAGGCGATCAGCTACAGATAACCGCCCTCCACCGTGTGATTTTGTGTCGTTTTAGATTTTCGTTATCTCATCTTCAGGGAGACGAAGAAGGTTCTTCCCTCTCTTTCAATCAAGAGGGCGTTGGACCTGGCGCCCCTTCTCACTGCGTCGCTCAGTTGCTTCTCGTCAGAGACTTTCCTGCCGTTGATCTCCAACAATAGGTCCCCTTCCTGAATCCCCGCCACCTGAGCTGGGGAGTCTTCTGTGACCTCGGCGACCACCAGTCCCGTTCTGCTCTTGAGTCCATACTGCCTGCGCAGGTCGGAGGTGGGCCTTGTCACTCTGATTCCCAGACTCGCCAAAGCGTCTGAAGAACGTTCGGAAGAAGAAGCCACTTCCTCGTTAGGCATTTCACCCAACTTTACCGTTACTCGCGTCGTCTTTCCCTCACGGATGATCTCCAACCTGATTTCCGTGTTGGGGCTGTAGCCGCGGATTTTGTTGACAAACCACGACGTATCTTTTACCGCCTCTCGATTTACCGACGTGATCACGTCGCCTCGTTGAAGGCCCGCCCGTTCTGCCGCAGAATCCGCGAAAACATCCCCTACTACAACCCCCGTTTTCTCATCAAGCCCATAGGCTTCCGCAAATTCCTCGGTCAGGGGTTGTATGGAAATCCCCAGCCAGCCGCGTTTGACCGAGCCGTAAGTGACCAGATCACCCATAATCTGTTTGGCCATGTCCACGGGGATGGCGAAGCCCAGACCCTGAGCGTAGGGAATGATGGCTGTGTTGATCCCGATTACTTTGCCGTCCAAGCCCAGGAGGGGACCACCACTGTTGCCAGGGTTGATCGCTGCGTCGGTCTGTAAGAACCCGTCGAAGTTGACGCCCTGGGTATGGATGCTACGGTTTTTGGCGGAGATGACACCCACGGTAACCGAGTGTTCCAGTCCGTAGGGATTGCCGATGGCGACTACCCACTCGCCCACCTCAATAGAATCGGAATCTCCCAACTCCAAGGTCGTCAAGTTTCCCGCCGGTTTGATTTTGATGACCGCCAAGTCAAAGGTCGGGTCCTTGCCCAACACCTGAGCTTCATAGGTCTTACCGTCCGATAAGGTGACGGTGATCTTCTCAGCCCCGTCCACCACATGGTTGTTCGTCAAAATTTGTCCGTCTTTCGAGACGATGAAGCCGGAACCTCTGCCCTTCATGGGCACCGACCGGGAGAACCTCCGGAACTCCTCCCCGAAGAACCGCCTAAAGAATGGATCGTTCTGGAAAGGAGCGGGTAGCGCCGAACGTCTGGACACCGACTCCACGTCGATATTCACCACCGCGGGAGACACGTTCTTCACGATCTGCACGACGGGGTTGTCCGTGTAGATGTTCCCGCTTGTAGCGGCCCAAGTAGGGGCAGTACCTTCATTGACGGCGAAAGAAAACACCCCCGTCAACGTCAGCGCGACCAGAGCGATTCCCAAATATTTCCTCCAGGATTTTTTGATATTACGCATCAAAAACACCTCCGAATGATTTTGTGGACCTCAGTTTCAAGACGTATTAAGGATACTGCGTTAGCCGTTTTTCCGCATTGTGTAAATCGACAGCTTTGCACTTGTCAAAATTGACAATGGGGAAATTTTTCTCATGTTGCCGCCGCGTTCAACGGGAACCGAATGTCGATGAGACAGCCTTTCCCCGGCTCGGAATCCACCCGCATGGCCCCTCGCAACAACTGAACCCTTTCGTGCATATTGGCGAGACCCCGGTGTCCTGTGGTCCGAAGATTTTCGTAATCCGCGTCGGCCTCCGTGGGGTCCAAAACTTTTTCACTATGAAAACCCCCGCCGTCATCTCGGATAACGAAGCGCAGTTCTCCCTCTTCCTCTCTGAGAGTCACCCGGATGCTGTGGCTCTTCCCGTGCCGCACTGAGTTGGAGACGGCTTCCTGCAAAATACGGATCAAAGCCAAAACCTGTTCTTCCAACACATTTTCCCGCGTTTCCTGAATTTCCATATCCACCTCGATCTCCACGCCGTAGACGGAGGCCAGGCGATCCGCGTTTTCGTACATGGCGCTCCTCATGCCCAACTTCACCCATGAAGGAGAAAGCTCGTCGCAATAGTTGCGGATTTCTCCCGCGACCTCTTGAGAGACGCTCTCCGCCATCACCAGGTGATCCGCGGCATCCGCTGAGGCGAGGGCCTCCTGAGCCAGTTGGATGCGTTTAATGGCCGCCACGACTCCTTGAAGCGGGCCGTCGTGAAGGTCTCGCGCCAAACGTCTGCTAGCGTCTTCCTGAACTTGCACCAAGTCGCCGATGTAGCGCACCTTCAAGTCTTCTCTGGCGATAGCCCCCAAGGCCAATTCCCGGATCGCCTTCAGGAGTGCGCCGATTTCGAATAAAATGGAAGCCGAAGGTAAGGCCGGAAGTTCTTTGCCCCACTTCATGTTGACGATGCCCTCGGCGATTCCCCGCAGAGGAACCACCAAGTAACGCCACAAAGCGAACATCCCTATCAACAAAAAACCGGAGATGGCCGA encodes:
- a CDS encoding ATP-binding protein, whose protein sequence is MRKHLLFLLMFLVTLLSAVNLFVTVYAYNKQEQAMNSMMCSYVTELADGFNYATSYAVYKESRNYSGGRKLMHFRMLSTSPVTKDAEKGGVLILTKDKRILSASPGAEKLLELWKGDLAVKDPTEVRSDQGNSYYMVAQELEGGLYALAAVSKSHLLQPVTGLWRFGMVATSAISGFLLIGMFALWRYLVVPLRGIAEGIVNMKWGKELPALPSASILFEIGALLKAIRELALGAIAREDLKVRYIGDLVQVQEDASRRLARDLHDGPLQGVVAAIKRIQLAQEALASADAADHLVMAESVSQEVAGEIRNYCDELSPSWVKLGMRSAMYENADRLASVYGVEIEVDMEIQETRENVLEEQVLALIRILQEAVSNSVRHGKSHSIRVTLREEEGELRFVIRDDGGGFHSEKVLDPTEADADYENLRTTGHRGLANMHERVQLLRGAMRVDSEPGKGCLIDIRFPLNAAAT
- a CDS encoding Do family serine endopeptidase — translated: MRNIKKSWRKYLGIALVALTLTGVFSFAVNEGTAPTWAATSGNIYTDNPVVQIVKNVSPAVVNIDVESVSRRSALPAPFQNDPFFRRFFGEEFRRFSRSVPMKGRGSGFIVSKDGQILTNNHVVDGAEKITVTLSDGKTYEAQVLGKDPTFDLAVIKIKPAGNLTTLELGDSDSIEVGEWVVAIGNPYGLEHSVTVGVISAKNRSIHTQGVNFDGFLQTDAAINPGNSGGPLLGLDGKVIGINTAIIPYAQGLGFAIPVDMAKQIMGDLVTYGSVKRGWLGISIQPLTEEFAEAYGLDEKTGVVVGDVFADSAAERAGLQRGDVITSVNREAVKDTSWFVNKIRGYSPNTEIRLEIIREGKTTRVTVKLGEMPNEEVASSSERSSDALASLGIRVTRPTSDLRRQYGLKSRTGLVVAEVTEDSPAQVAGIQEGDLLLEINGRKVSDEKQLSDAVRRGARSNALLIEREGRTFFVSLKMR